The sequence TCACCTTATTTGGGTGTCAATTGGCTTAGGGCGAGGTAGCAAGATGGTGATAGAGAAGAGAGGCAGAATTAAGTTGCTCAAGGCCAATCAATGGCCCTGAGCAAGGTAATAATGGGTGTTTATGGCGAATGGTGTTATCGCGTCAGCACGGCGGTCGTTAAGCGCGAAGTGCAACACAGATGGTCCTGTTCATCGAAAATCTCAATCTGCCACACCTGATGACTGCGCCCGACATGAATAGCGCGACAACAGCCGCGCACTTTTCCAGAACGTACTGACTTCAAGTGGTTAGCATTAATTTCCAACCCCACGATCTGTTGGCCCTCAAGAGTGCACAAATAGCCCGCCATTGAGCCAAGAGACTCCGCCAGCACCACAGAAGCCCCGCCATGTAGTAGGCCAAAAGGTTGTGTGGTCCGATGATCGACCGGCATAGTGGCCTCCAGCTCATCATCGTCGAACCGGGTAAACTCAATACCCAGATGCCCAACCATGCAGCCCTGACTTTGCTGGTTGAGTTGTTCCAGTGTGGCCGTTCGTTTCCAAAGCATCCGTTTCCCCCTTCCTCATTGAAGTTGCAGCGGCGTTAGCTGCTTTCACTCACCCGAATCACTGACCTAAGTCAGCTCAGCGGGATTTGCTCTTTTGCTGCCCTCGCAGATTAAACCAGTTCAAGCAAAGCTTGCAACGGATGCCGCAATCCATTGCCCTCGATGCGCTTTACTTGACTGCGGCACGAGTAGCCAGTGGCTAAACAACGTTTTCCGGGCAGCTTTTGCAGTGCTTGCTGCCAAGATAAGGCATAGATACCCAGCGAGTTATCGATATTCTTCGCTTCATGACCATAGGTGCCCGCCATGCCACAGCAGCCAACACTGACATTTTCCAGTTTGGCACCATAGCGGGAGAATATCGATGCCCAATGTTGACTACTGGCGGGCAGTGCTGTGGTTTCAGTGCAATGACCGAACAGATACCAAGATTCGCCGCTCATCTGCTGCTCTGGCTGTTCCGCCAGTGCCGCCTGCAACCACTCATGCACCAACTGGACATTAAAGTCACCTCGGGAATCGCCCAGAATCTCTTTATATTCATCGCGATAGCAGAGCACCAATGCGGGATCAACCCCGACCATTGGCATCCCCAACCGCGCGATGCGATTCAGGAAATCGGCGGTCTTGCGCGCAGTTTTGGCGAAGCGCAGCAGGAAGCCTTTAATATGTTGCGCCTTGCCATTAGGTGAGAATGGCAGCAGCACCGGGTTAAAGCCCAGCTTTTCCACCAGCCGGACAAAATCGGCCACCACTTGGGCATCATAGTAGCTGGTGAAGGGATCTTGCACGATCAGCACGTGCTGACACCGTTCAGCTTCCGGCAGTTGCTCCAACTGTTCCAGCGTCATGGTACTGGCGTAGTGACCTGACAACGACTGCTTCAATGAGGGGCTGGAGAGCATCGGGAGATCCACCATGCCAATACTCTTGCGGCTTAACGCGCCGACCCACGGCTGTTTCAGGAAGAAATTAAAAATTTTCGGTGTTTTCGCCATTAACGGCGCATAGCTCTCCACCCCTGCCACCACATAGTCGCGCAGTGGGCGGTGATAGCGGGTGTGATACAACTGGAGGAAACGCGAGCGGAAACCGGGGACGTCAATTTTTATTGGGCACTGAGTCGAGCAGGCTTTGCAGGCCAGGCACCCCGACATCGCCTCTTTAACTTCGTGGGAGAAATCATAGTCCCCCTTGCTGGCATGCCAAGTGTTGCGGGTCTTTTCAATCAGGCCACGGAGACTCAGGCGCCGGGTTGCCAGCCCTTGCTCCAGCGCTACCGGGTCAACCCCTTGCTCAGAGAGCAGCCGTAACCACTCGCGCACCAGTGTTGCGCGGCCTTTTGGCGAGTGAATACGATCTCCGGTGATTTTCATCGACGGGCACATGGGGCTACGGGCATCAAAGTTAAAGCAGAGTCCATTACCATTGCACTCCATCGCGCCACGGAATGAGGTTCTGACCGCCAGCGGAATGCGCCGATCCAGTGTGCCGCGCTTATCTGGGCTATCCACCTTCATCATGGGGGCATCACTGCCTAACGGTGAGCAAATTTTCCCCGGATTCAAGCGGTTATCCGGGTCAAAGGCTGACTTAATCCGCCGCAATTCGGTGTACAGCGCTTCGCCGAAGAAGTCAGGACTGTACTCGGCGCGGAAGCCTTTACCATGCTCTCCCCACAACAAGCCGCCATAGCGCGCAGTCAGTTGCACCACCTGATCCGATAGCTGTTTCATCAGCATCTCTTGCTGCGGATCACACATATCCAGCGCCGGACGCACATGCAATACACCCGCATCCACGTGACCAAACATGCCGTAAGTCAGATTATGGCTATCCAGCAATTGGCGGAACTCAACAATATAATCGGCTAAGTGCTGCGGCGGCACACAGGTATCTTCCGCAAAGGGGATCGGCTTGGCCTGCCCTTTGCTGTTACCGAGCAAGCCCACGGCTTTTTTGCGCATCGCATAAATGCGCTCAATTCCCGCCAGTTCGCTGCAAATCTGATAGCCAATCACCCCGCCCTCTCTGGCAGAGATCAGATCATCCAGCCGCTGACAAAGTGACTCCATTTGGCTGTCGATCAGCGCTTTATCATCACCCGCGAACTCAACAATATTCAGCCCCAACATCTCTTTATCGGGCACATCAGTAATCAGCTCGTTGACTGAGTGCCAGACAATATCCTCTTTTGCCAGATTGAGGACTTTGGAATCTACGGTTTCTACCGACAGCGCCTTCGCTTCCACCATAAAAGGGGCATTGCGCAGCGCGGAATTAAAGGAGTCATACTTTACATTGACCAAGCGGCGGACTTTAGGCAGCGGCGTAATATCCAGCGTGGCTTCGGTAATAAAAGCCAACGTGCCCTCTGCGCCCGTTAAAATTCGCGTTAAATCAAATGTTTGCAGGTCATCACTGAACACGTGGCGCAAGTCATAGCCGGTCAGGAAACGGTTTAATTTGGGGAATTTTTCCAAAATGAGCGCACGCTGATCACGGCAACGGTTTAGCACCGTCTGATAAATGCGGCCGGTGATGGAATCTTCCTGAGCAATCGTTTCCGCAAGCGCCGTCGGCATGGCGCGAGTATCCAGCATCTCACCGCCAAGCAAAATAGCCCGTAGCCCCAGAACGTGGTCGGAGGTTTTGCCGTACACCAATGACCCCTGCCCAGAGGCATCGGTGTTAATCATTCCGCCTAAGGTGGCGCGGTTGCTGGTGGATAATTCCGGCGAGAAGAAATAGCCAAAAGGCCGCAGGTACTGATTGAGCTGATCTTTAATCACACCAGCCTCAACCCGGACCCAGCCTTGCTCTGGATTAATCTCCAAAATGCGATTCATATGGCGCGACATATCCACCACGATTCCGCTGTTCAGCGCCTGACCATTCGTACCAGTGCCGCCACCGCGTGGGGTAAAGACTAAAGATTTAAAATTCTCTTGCCCTGCCAAGCGGCCAAGCAGTGCGACATCAGCCGTCGAGCGTGGGAAAAGCACCGCATCGGGCAGCAGTTGGTAGATGCTGTTATCCGTCGCCATGGTCAGGCGATCGGCATAATTAGTGGCAGTATCGCCAGTGAATCCGTTTTGCTTCAAAGCATCCAAAAAGTCCAGCACCAACTGAACGACACCCGGTGCTTGAGAAATCTGTGGGATCATGAGTGTGACCCTATCTATAAGTATGTGTGTTTGTTGTTTAACTAAAAGATTATCTGTTCGCGATCATCTTTGTCGAATAATTTATGCCAATTCAGAATGATGGGAAAGTGATGAGTATCGGCCAAGGAGAAATACGGCAGAAAACCATTAAGTATCAAAATTTTATATTGCGCAAATAATAGCCACGAGCCATTAAACGCGGATTATTTCAACCCTTTTGCCACGGACAGACTTTTATGATTTCGCCGATGTTCACTGTTTTAAAATAAATCGAAACAGTAAAATCCGACGGTGTCTGTTAAAAGTTGAAGAAATACACCATGATTAGTACAGATCCTTAATGGGCCACCTTGCCATGACTTTCGAAGTGAGAATCCACTAATGAATTACCCGCAACAACGTCGTCTCGATTTACCTAAACTGATGTTTGGGGTGATATTCATTCTGATAATGATTGTCGCCAGCTTTTGGGTAGTGCAACCTTTTATTATGGGCTTTGCCTGGGCAGGCATGGTGGTCATTGCCACTTGGCCGCTGCTGATTCGGTTGCAAAAACTCCTCTGGGGTAAACGTTGGTTAGCGGTGTTTATCATGACCCTGCTGCTGATATTGCTGTTCGTCATTCCAATCGCGTTGCTGGTCAGTAGCTTGGTTGAAAACAGCGGCCCGCTTATCCAATGGGCATCCAGCCCGTCTAATTTACGTATGCCCGATGTGACTTGGTTGCAATCAGTCCCTATGGTGGGCGATAAACTCTACAACAGTTGGCATACGCTGATCGCCGGTGGCGGGAATGCGATTATCGCCAAAGTGCAGCCCTATGTCGGGGCGGCCGCGACCTGGCTGGTGGCGCAAGCCGCCCATGTCGGCTACTTCTTAATTCATCTGGCCCTGATGGTGCTATTTAGCGTTTTACTCTATTTCCATGGTGAACAAGTCGGCTTGGGTATTCGCCATTTTGCTGTGCGGGCAGCCGACAAACGCGGTGATGCCGTGGTGGTCATGGCGGCAAAAGCCATCCGTGCCGTTGCGCTGGGAGTGGTGGTCACCGCACTGGTACAAGCGGTGTTGGGGGGAATTGGCCTCGCCATTGCCGGGATTCAATACGCGACACTCTTTACCGTATTGATGTTTATCTGTTGTGTTGCGCAGCTCGGGCCACTGCTAATACTGGTCCCCGCCATTCTCTGGTTGTACTGGACCGGTGATACGACTTGGGGCACTGTGCTACTGGTGTGGAGTTGCGTGGTGGGCACCATGGATAACTTCCTGCGGCCCTACCTCATCCGTATGGAAGCCGATATGCCGATGATTTTAATCCTCTCCGGGGTTATTGGCGGCCTGCTGTCATTCGGCATGATTGGGCTATTTATCGGCCCAGTGGTGTTAGCTATCTCTTATCGTCTGACCGCCGCTTGGGTCAACGAAGCTCCCGAGCCAGAAGAGAGCATTAAGGAAGTCGCCAAACATTTGGAAGAACTTTAACAACGAATAACGGCGAGTCCACAGAGTGAGCCTCAAGGATGAGGCTCATCAATCCCGATGAGTAGATAGCGGTGCTAACAATCCTGCACTTTAACAATCCTATATTTTCCTGTACGAAGGGTTATGCTGCATAACCCTCTAATATCCAGTGCCATCCGCTATTATAAATAAACAATAGCCATTTAAATTTCCCTATTTTTATTTTTAACCATCAATCATATCATTTATTAAATAAGGTGATTATTAATAACCATATGAAATCACTTCAACTGAAAGGATTTATTTAATTTATTTTATTCAGATGATTCTTAATGACTAAGGTGCGGAATTTACTTACTATTATTATAAGATATTGCTTTCCCCAAGGCGTTTAAATAAATCATTTCATAATGACTTATTTAAATATCTGTAATCGAATATACGTATTGCTGTGTGTAGTCTTTGCCTGTCACCTAAGACGGGCTTTTTTTTTGCTATTCCATTTTTAATTGCCACTCTCGCTAATGTTTATTCCTATCATATCCCTCACCCTATTATCACGACTATCCAACTCACGGCTATTTGGATGCAAACAAAAAATCCGCAACCTAAGCTGCGGATAATTAAGTGGTGGGTTATTGGTACCAGCGATATTGAGCTGTACTGGGTATGCTAGTTGCATGGCCTCTTAGTGATTAGCATGTTGCGCCAAGCTCAACCACGTTTGCACCACAGTATCGGGGTTAAGGGATAGACTGTCGATCCCTTGATCCATCAGCCATAGCGCAAAGTCCTCGTGGTCAGAGGGGCCTTGACCACAGATCCCGACATATTTCCCCTGCCGTTTCGCCGCCTGAATAGCCATAGATAGTAGTGCCTTGACCGCCTCATTGCGCTCGTCGAACAACTCGGATACCACACCCGAGTCACGATCCAGCCCCAATGTAAGCTGGGTCATATCATTGGAGCCAATGGAGAAGCCATCAAAATGCGCCAAGAATTGATCAGCCAGCAGCGCATTTGATGGGATTTCGCACATCATAATCAGCTTCAAGCCATTCTCGCCACGTTTCAGCCCTTGCCGTGCCAGCTCTGCAACTACCGCCTCGGCCTGAGCTACGGTGCGGACAAATGGCACCATCACTTCGACATTGGTCAGCCCCATCACATTACGCACCCGCTTCACCGCCTCACACTCCAGTGCGAAACAGTCGCGGAAGCTATCTGCGACATAGCGCCCAGCCCCACGGAAGCCCAACATCGGGTTCTCTTCATGTGGCTCATAGGCTTCTCCGCCGACCAGATTGGCGTACTCGTTAGATTTGAAATCTGACAAACGTACAATCACCCGCTTAGGCCAGAATGCCGCACCCAGCGTAGAAATACCTTCCGTCAGACGGCCGACATAAAACTCAACTGGATCGTCGTAACCATTCATCAGCGCCTTGATTTCAGCTTGAATAGCCGGTTCCTGACGGTCAAACTCCAGCAACGCCTTGGGGTGCACGCCTATCATGCGGTTGATGATGAACTCCAGTCGCGCCAACCCGACACCTTCATTCGGCAGGCGAGCAAAGTCAAAAGCGCGGTCTGGATTCCCGACGTTCATCATGATCTTCAAGGGTAGCTCAGGGAGTTCCGTCACCTGTGAGCTTTGAATCGAGAAGTCGAGCAGTTCATGATAAACGTAGCCTGTATCGCCCTCGGCACAGGAAACCGTGACATTCTGCCCCTCTCTCAACAGGTCAGTGGCATTGCCACAACCCACAACCGCCGGAATCCCCAGCTCACGGGCAATAATGGCCGCATGGCAGGTTCGCCCACCCCGGTTGGTGACAATAGCGGCCGCCTTTTTCATGATCGGCTCCCAATCAGGGTCTGTCATGTCGGTAACCAGTACATCACCCGGCTGAATGCGATCCATCTCGCTGATATCGTGAATCACTTTTACCGGCCCCGCGCCAATGCGGTGCCCGATAGCACGCCCCTCCACCAACACATTGCTTTGGTGATTCAACTGATAGCGTTCCATCACCTGTTCGTTGGAACGCACCGTCTCTGGGCGAGCCTGCACGATAAACAATTTGCCGGTATG comes from Yersinia mollaretii ATCC 43969 and encodes:
- the ppsA gene encoding phosphoenolpyruvate synthase — encoded protein: MSNNGLNLCNVLWYNQLGMHDVDRVGGKNASLGEMITNLSELGVSVPNGFATTAQAFNDFLEQSGVNQRIYQLLDQTDVDDIAALSKAGAQIRQWVIETPFHPEFEQSIHQAYQQLADGEPAASFAVRSSATAEDMPDASFAGQQETFLNVQGIDAVMIAIKHVFASLFNDRAISYRVHQGYDHRGVALSAGVQRMVRSDLAASGVMFTIDTESGFDQVVFITAAHGLGEMVVQGAVNPDEFYVHKPTLRKGKPAIVRRNMGSKKIRMVYAESQEHGKQVQIEDVPEVQRNRFALSDDEVEALAHQALLIEEHYGRPMDIEWAKDGHTGKLFIVQARPETVRSNEQVMERYQLNHQSNVLVEGRAIGHRIGAGPVKVIHDISEMDRIQPGDVLVTDMTDPDWEPIMKKAAAIVTNRGGRTCHAAIIARELGIPAVVGCGNATDLLREGQNVTVSCAEGDTGYVYHELLDFSIQSSQVTELPELPLKIMMNVGNPDRAFDFARLPNEGVGLARLEFIINRMIGVHPKALLEFDRQEPAIQAEIKALMNGYDDPVEFYVGRLTEGISTLGAAFWPKRVIVRLSDFKSNEYANLVGGEAYEPHEENPMLGFRGAGRYVADSFRDCFALECEAVKRVRNVMGLTNVEVMVPFVRTVAQAEAVVAELARQGLKRGENGLKLIMMCEIPSNALLADQFLAHFDGFSIGSNDMTQLTLGLDRDSGVVSELFDERNEAVKALLSMAIQAAKRQGKYVGICGQGPSDHEDFALWLMDQGIDSLSLNPDTVVQTWLSLAQHANH
- a CDS encoding hotdog fold thioesterase, with product MLWKRTATLEQLNQQSQGCMVGHLGIEFTRFDDDELEATMPVDHRTTQPFGLLHGGASVVLAESLGSMAGYLCTLEGQQIVGLEINANHLKSVRSGKVRGCCRAIHVGRSHQVWQIEIFDEQDHLCCTSRLTTAVLTR
- the ydiJ gene encoding D-2-hydroxyglutarate dehydrogenase YdiJ; translated protein: MIPQISQAPGVVQLVLDFLDALKQNGFTGDTATNYADRLTMATDNSIYQLLPDAVLFPRSTADVALLGRLAGQENFKSLVFTPRGGGTGTNGQALNSGIVVDMSRHMNRILEINPEQGWVRVEAGVIKDQLNQYLRPFGYFFSPELSTSNRATLGGMINTDASGQGSLVYGKTSDHVLGLRAILLGGEMLDTRAMPTALAETIAQEDSITGRIYQTVLNRCRDQRALILEKFPKLNRFLTGYDLRHVFSDDLQTFDLTRILTGAEGTLAFITEATLDITPLPKVRRLVNVKYDSFNSALRNAPFMVEAKALSVETVDSKVLNLAKEDIVWHSVNELITDVPDKEMLGLNIVEFAGDDKALIDSQMESLCQRLDDLISAREGGVIGYQICSELAGIERIYAMRKKAVGLLGNSKGQAKPIPFAEDTCVPPQHLADYIVEFRQLLDSHNLTYGMFGHVDAGVLHVRPALDMCDPQQEMLMKQLSDQVVQLTARYGGLLWGEHGKGFRAEYSPDFFGEALYTELRRIKSAFDPDNRLNPGKICSPLGSDAPMMKVDSPDKRGTLDRRIPLAVRTSFRGAMECNGNGLCFNFDARSPMCPSMKITGDRIHSPKGRATLVREWLRLLSEQGVDPVALEQGLATRRLSLRGLIEKTRNTWHASKGDYDFSHEVKEAMSGCLACKACSTQCPIKIDVPGFRSRFLQLYHTRYHRPLRDYVVAGVESYAPLMAKTPKIFNFFLKQPWVGALSRKSIGMVDLPMLSSPSLKQSLSGHYASTMTLEQLEQLPEAERCQHVLIVQDPFTSYYDAQVVADFVRLVEKLGFNPVLLPFSPNGKAQHIKGFLLRFAKTARKTADFLNRIARLGMPMVGVDPALVLCYRDEYKEILGDSRGDFNVQLVHEWLQAALAEQPEQQMSGESWYLFGHCTETTALPASSQHWASIFSRYGAKLENVSVGCCGMAGTYGHEAKNIDNSLGIYALSWQQALQKLPGKRCLATGYSCRSQVKRIEGNGLRHPLQALLELV
- the ydiK gene encoding AI-2E family transporter YdiK, with amino-acid sequence MNYPQQRRLDLPKLMFGVIFILIMIVASFWVVQPFIMGFAWAGMVVIATWPLLIRLQKLLWGKRWLAVFIMTLLLILLFVIPIALLVSSLVENSGPLIQWASSPSNLRMPDVTWLQSVPMVGDKLYNSWHTLIAGGGNAIIAKVQPYVGAAATWLVAQAAHVGYFLIHLALMVLFSVLLYFHGEQVGLGIRHFAVRAADKRGDAVVVMAAKAIRAVALGVVVTALVQAVLGGIGLAIAGIQYATLFTVLMFICCVAQLGPLLILVPAILWLYWTGDTTWGTVLLVWSCVVGTMDNFLRPYLIRMEADMPMILILSGVIGGLLSFGMIGLFIGPVVLAISYRLTAAWVNEAPEPEESIKEVAKHLEEL